TGGAACGTTTGATTGAGCAAACTGAGGGAGAACTAACTTCCACTTTCCCACAGACTACTTCAAACCTTAATGTCTGCATCTACAAACAACTCTGTCAGGAGTTTCGATGTGCAGCGGCGCTCATGTCTGCTGTGGCGTACAACCCAGTGGCTTTTGAAGAAGCTGTTGCCAGGGCtttgaaagcaaagaaaaaaaacgtgaGCTGTGTCAAAAAAGTGAAGAGATTTTTCGGCAAGAAGACCAGCAAGGTCACTCCAGGCTGAGAGAACACAAGTGACGTCAGCAAACAGGAGAGTGAGCCTCAGGAGAAGAAGAAACGCTTCAGAATTATATTGAAAACCACCTGAGGCAGATATATTCCACATGCTCACGTCTTCCAGCAACCAATATCCATTATTGTCTGTATGTattaataaacattttcattgcaaaaaaaaaaaaaatgtgatgaaagtTTGACTAAAGTTATTGGAACATGAAGTCTAAGACTGGACCAAACACACAACGCATTAGAAGTAAATGTCAGAATTTGAAGGTTTTAAGATGGACCTGATGCAAGATAGAAAGTGTAGATTGGTGGCACAGTTTTAACATGTTGTGCAGGAAAGTTCCATGCAGGTTCTACGCTTTTGGAAGGAGGCGGTGGCAAAAACTTGGGAAGCTGATAAAACAGCACCAGGTTCTTTTCAGTTATGTCACATTAGTGAGGAAAATGTTCACCACAAGGTGTCACACCAAAGGGCACAGTTGTGGATGAAAGTCTTATTCTAAATGTCCTAAAATACGTAAGAGTGTTTCATTCATACATACGGTACATATAACATTTCTGTCAACAgatctcataaaaaataaaaataaaaaaaaacagccaacgCCAACAGAAAGTTTGGAAATCAAGTTTGTATGTACATATACAGTATACTGTATCATTTATAATATGTGTTTATATATAAGGCTCACACAGCTACCATGTTTGATATGTACTGCAGGTCACATACACAGTACACTTAATCACAGTTACAGAGAGATCACCATATTCTGGATGGAGGTTTCATTAAAACAGAAAGGCATTTGTTGGATAAGTGTCACAGAGCACAGTCGAGATAATCTGTTGTTGCATCACTGATGATCAGGGAAGGGTTTCTTCTACTGATGGTTTCTAACTGCTACTAAATAAATTCTATTGCTCTTTTTCACAGCACAGTTTGTTCTTTGTGCGTGATAACCAGTTTTGACGTTACTATGCAGGAACCGTATGTGCATATAtgttcagacacacagcaggatcATATTTACAGTTTCTATGGCGACCTGGGAcctgtaaaaatgaatttgaTGAATTAGGGGGTTGAATTGGAGCTGTCAGGACACAGGAATAGAACAGAATTGGTTACCTTGCTGTGAGCTGCATCTGAATTAGCTCTTAGCAGCTCCTCTTTGCAATGCGCTCATACATGCACAGGCAGCTACCACTCAGTTCCTTTGACACCTAAAAGCATGTTAAAATGTGATGATTCTCAGGCAACTTCTGGAGTCTTGAAAATCATCGTTTTTCTCTGATTTCAACGTGATCTGTCATTGTTTATTCAAGATGGGCATCAGACTTACTTATATCCTCACGACGTGTACGTCACACTGAATCCAGAAATACATGCATCACGTCTGTGCGTTCAGAGTTGAATGAGTTATGACTCCAAGGAGGAGAACCAGTTCCTCCACGTCTCCCTTTAACTCTGAAGTTGAAACCTCTGGCACAGATGAATATATATGCACATATGTGTCGAATATCTCCGTTTATGAACCTTAGTATTCACTATTCACAGTCTGAATACGTAATAAcactttaaaggaaaaatccaGCCTCACATAATCTCCTATGCTCAGGGTTACGTTGTCAGTaccttttcattttttggtgtgttcacttatttatttcagtaataGTGTTATTtgagcagagcagcaggttcTATACTGTAGTGATCCACCTCAAAATAACCATCATCTCTGGAAATACGACTAGAAAACCgtaaaagcaacaaaacgtTGTGCTTTCAACAATAAAGTATTAACAGGTGGACTTTTCCTTTAAGTCACAGGAAGTGCGTGATTTTTAGTCAACCGACTCGTCTTTTGTTCTACGACTcgttgacagttttttttagcgTTATGGTGGATTCTtaccatgtgatcagcagcttcTTTGATCCAGCACTTTCACAGTCGCCTCTCCATCTCCTGACGCAAAATCCACAGAGGCATCAGACGAACAtataaaaaaactacaaaactattaaaaaaaggCTCAGAGAGTCGGGTTAAtaagaatacaaaataaaagcacagtagAATTTGGCCTCATTGCTTAACGTTGATTGTCTCGTGTTTGGCTTGCTAGTCAGGATTTGGGGACGTCAAAGACGGGTTAGGAGAAATCCCACACAGCCTCGGTGGCATCAGTGGCGGTTGAGGCTGGAGAGTGGCAGGAGGGGGCAGGAGGGCTGGATACTGGAGGGTCCTCAGGGCTGGTGATGGGCACTGCTGGGTACATGAGACTGAGAAAGGAGTCTCTGGTGTGCCGCTTCACCTGAAACAGAGCAGACACACTCAAACAGTTGCTCTTCTGAGCTCTAAAACTGGACTTCGGAGGAGCTTTGATTTGATTCAACTGACACAATTCAAAGTCCTAAACTCTCCAGAAGTCCTATGCTCTGCCCACCCACAAAGCATATATTGGTCCTTAATTCCCATAGTCCCACGTCTatgttaaagcaaaaataaacatgtttacagccttaTCCAATAAGCGGTTTCGGTCTTTATATATACATTTGCCAGTGATGATTATTAgttggtgatttttttcataaaactCACACAGTGAAATTGCACTAAGGCTTAAAGCTATGCATAATTAAGGGTGTGGTTACTCTGAGCGAGCAGGTCAAGTcggttttcattttaaatactgACCATTAAAGGAGTGATTACAACAAATGCATTTTAGGTGCTTCTATATATGCAGTCCTAACTTCCAAAACAAAAGCACTATATTTAATCTATCAGCGTATGTCCTTTTAGACACCAAACATGTTGTTAAATTTTACATAAGAGCAATTTCCCAAATGAAGCAGAACGTCTTGATTAGGAAACCCACCTGCTTGAAGAAGGCGTGGGTCAACAGTTCAGAGGCTGACGGTCTACGgaagacaaaaacagcattaaagCGTTTGTACTGTGCATAAATGTAATCAGAATTGATCAACTGTCTGATACATCTGGCTGCTCCTTCAGTGTTACGACCTGCgctcaggctgctgctgcagacacaGCTGGACCAGGCTGTGTAGGGTGGCCGAGTGGTTTTTGGGTCCGGGGCTCTGAGGTCTGTCAGCAGGGGGAGCGGTGGCGCTGTGGGTCAGGCTGCCTGTGGCCACACTCTCCCCGATGCCGGAGTCCACGCCGGAGCGCGACACCTTCAGCCCTCCCAGTTCTCCCAGCGGGAACGGAGCCACGTCCAGCAGGCAGCAGTGGGAGCCGCGCAGCTTCTGAAGCAGCATCTGAACAGGAAGATTCAAACACTGATGCAAACAGATTTTGTAATTTGCCTGAAGACGCATCCTTCTAGAGCAGTGTGGATGTAAGTTAGCACCTGAGTGGGTGGCATGTCCTGGAAAGGCACTCTGCCGCTGACCAGCTCACAAGCCACGATGCCCAAACTGTAGATGTCCGACTTTACTCCATAACCGTGCAGGTCCTACTGAGGACAACACAACAGGGAGAGGGCAGACAGAGCAGACCACACTGAGGCTGAAACAGTCACTCTGCTTCCTGAAGTACGCAATGGAAAAAGGCacaagaggagaagaagaagctgtcTTAATGGAGAAAGTCCTGACCTGTCGCAGTAGTTCTGGGCTGAGCCAGGGCAGCAGTGCTGGACTGTGATGAGGCATATCAAACACCGCCCTCATCCTCTTCCCCTCACGCATCATACTGTAAACACTGTGGAGTCCTGAGAGGTAGACGCGGCCCTCCTCTGACAGTAGGATATGACTGGCCTTCACCCCCCTGACAGGACAAGAACAGGTGGGAAACAGAGAGACATTAAGGTGCAAACATTAAACTGCTTTTCCTTTGTAAAAGATATTTTATCGTCATATCTCGTCTCCCACTGACCGGTGCACGTAGCCCATCCGGTGTAGGTATTCCAATGCCTTCAGCACACCGTACAGCAGGTACGCTATCAGGGATTCACTCATTCCATCCGGGAAATATGTCCTCAGTAATGTGTCTGCAGAGCCTGCAGGCAAAAACAAGGGCAAGAGAACAGTAAGCAGCTAATTCTGTTAAATTCTGAGACAAGTGCAATTTTGGCAAGAGAAGATTTTGCAGAAAGAAATACACTCTGATGTTTTGAGTGgggaaaaagcaataaaaaagttATACAGTCATGCAAAAACCCTGAAAATTTTGACAGCATTTGCAAAACATGGACTTAACTTGGTTATAGCATAATGCAGAGGCTCCTCATAAACATGCACTAGATGGTTTTTAAGGATTAAAAGTTATGGTTGTGGCTGACCATAGGCCATGAGCGGTGTCAGGACCCACAGCTGGCAGCAGGAGCTAAAGACCAGGCGAGAGGTCAGCAGGTTGGGGTGACGGAAGAGTCGAGACAGCAGAACCTCATTCTGGGGTTTGACACACAATTATACATGAATAACCCTGGATGGAGAGAAGCTTGTGTAACCGCATGCCCTTTAAAGAAATGTCTGCATCAAGGGTGCAGCTCACcatgagctgcagcagctcctcctctgtGCACTCGTCCAGGTTGGTTTGTTTGACGGCCACCAGCTGGCCAGTAGGGATGTGGCGGGCCATGTTTACCTGGCTCAGATTATGGAAGCCCCTTCCTGCGACACAGTTATCGGACATAAGGTGATTTCTCAGTATTGCTTTATAGATTTAGGAGGAATCGACTCAGCTTTTCAGTTCTGGCTGCTGCTACAGTGACTCTGTGCTGTTCTCACCCAGCTCAGACAGTAGCTGGTAGTGGGCCGGTTCGGCCGACAGCCCAGTGATGTCATCGCCACCTGCTGGCCCTTGCAGAGTGTATTCAGACCCGTCACAGCTCTGCAGggacgcgcacacacacacacacacacacacacatcccataaacacacatttatcaCAAGGGTAACAGTGCAGAAAATAGAGACACTCGGCAAACAAACAGAATTCAGTAACACAGGCACGCACACACTTTAAACGGACATTAAATCATCTATGACCCTCATCTATTTCTGGTAATGACCAGGACGAGCTGCATCTGTGTTTGGCGCTGTGTTCAAAAACCCCCTCCACACTGCAGCAATACCAACTTCAGTAAAAATAACTGGAAAATTAAAGGGATAAAGGGGACAAAAATTGAAAGCCTATAGGAAGATCGTGCTACGAGCCAAAATAATGTGAAACACTGGGATGATATTAACAATGCTTGTCTCAAATTTGGACCACCATCGCTAAGCAGTGGAAACTGTGAGTGGGCAGGGTGGGGGTGGattacattttaacacaaaaattagGACAGGGAGTATAATGTGGGACAAAATAAACCTTAAtctgatcaaaaaataaaatgtttagtcACTGGATTTAACAACCAAAGCCTTTTTGATTTTTTGCACTATGGTGCCATAAAAATCTTACTTATGGCCTCTTTTTAGTAACCTTCTCACTAAAAACCCAGTTCTGCAATGTGTATCATTAATTATCTCGAAGCATCTTTTTAGTAGCAATTCTACAGACTCCTTTGTAGATATCTGCAGACAAAACTAGCTGACTGTTTCAGGAAGGTCTCTCCTCTGCTGTCGTGGTGTTGCCGTGAGGGGACTGTCGCtaccagcaggtggcgctgtgacacAAATCAGAGCGATGGGAGGGAGTAGAGGATGCTTGCAGTTTCAGTGATGCAGACACATTATTGGGACATCGGTTTCACAGAGACACTTGCAGAATGTGTTTCATTGactataaaaaaacacattgattgaATTCATCCCAGCATTTTATCTGCATCACCAGAGGGAGATGACCTCACACATCTGCAGTacattaataattattattagctagttaataataaatattaattatgaAGTACTGCATTATAGAAGAACATTATTAGACAgaacattttgatgaaaatgtTTGGGAGGAGCTTTGACAAGTCTAATGATGTCATAGTGAAGTCATCAAGGTTATCTCAATGGAGGCTTTATTGCAAAAAGTCTGCGTTCTTAACTGTGAGTATAACATTGAGAATGTTTACtagaaataaaatatctaaTGAAAAGTACTAGTGAGTTGCATTATGGAAAATGCAGTATACAGTGTTTTTGGGAGCATCAACTACACAAAAGATTGGAAATCTGTAAATTTCAGCCTCTGTTGTATCAATCTTGACCATTCCTATTGTAATCTGTCTCGTTCATTTCAATTTAATGGACAGTCAATGTTAAATAGAGTTCCGCTTTAAGTGTTTTCACAGCTGCAGTGTTATCCCTACAGTCACTGTCTATTATTACTCTGAGACAGGTCTGAGGCAGCTCCAGGCAGATAATAAATGAACAGTGATGACATGATGGATCAGTGCGACTCCTGTCACCGTGCTGACAGAGCCAGTGGTTACTGACCAGGAACTGGTGGCTGGTGTCCTCATAGCGCTCCTCTATGTCCATGGGCTGGACCTGAGCGTGGGAGATGCAGGAACAATCCTGGTGGAAGGGGGGGAGGAGCACAGGTGAGACATGCCCTACAGGACAAGGAGGTGTGGAGAGGAAGCATGGAGCTTCGGAGTGCAGGGTGAAACGCTGCTTTGTGGAGGGTTTGGACGGGTCAGTGATGAGGCAGAGGAGCAAGCATCGGGAAATGTGTGCTGTGAAGGCACTCAGAGGGTATTTTATCAGAAGTGATGGGTGGAGAGAGAATTAGAGTGATGATAAGAGGCAACAAAGAGGCAGCTGATGTGTCCCAACAGAGCAGGATAAGAGCTGCATACATATTTAGAAGCACCCATTAGATGTGAACAATGCACACATCTGATATTATCCAACTCACATTAGCCCAAAGTACATATACAAATACAAAGGTGTTACACTGTTCCAACTGACTGCTCATGtaactgcaaaaataataatatcaatCCGATTGCTTCTCAATCAACTCATCTGACACATATTTTGGTGCATCTGTATCTGGAAGCTCCTGAGTTTACCTCCTTGATCCAACTGATTCGTGACTACACATCCACTAGGTCACAACTCGGCGACACGGACTGATCGAGCAAAAACCCATGCGGCGTGAAATTCTTACCAAGAAAGACATGGAGTCCTTTTGGCGACGGTAAAATCACAGTCTTGGGCATTCATCCGCTCACAGGCTGCAGGAGACCGACCGCGATGGAGGGAGACGGGAGGATGAAGCGCAGCAGTGTAATACGAGACGCACGGAGAATCCCCCTCTAGACTAGAAAGCAgccagcatccatccatccagcctcTCATCCAACCGTCTGCAGCTTACCTGGCTGCATCAGAGAGAGCTGTGAGGGAACAAGATTCACCAGAGGAGGTCCCCGTCCAGCCCAGTCAGCGGTGTTTGCATCTTGAGGAAAAATGTGGGTGAATCCTGGCGTTCCCATGAGAAATAATTATCGTTATTACTGCAGTGACGCCTTTGTTTATGATGAGCTTATATCAGCCCGTGTTTGCTGAGTAGagtccaaaaatatgtcatTAATTATCACATTAACTGCAGCCATTTTAGCTAACTAGAGCACGTTCGTTATTCCAGCTGACGGTTAATTTGACTGTTAGCAAAAGAACCGAGTGTTATGCTAATTATCTAGTTTTGGAGAACAATACACGGTTATTTTAACGCTGCAAACAAGCACATTCTGTAGGTCTCCTGTTTCAATAGCTAAGCTTAGCAAAGTTAACATATTTGGCAAGTTAGAGGAGTAAGCTAATGTTCGCCTtttcttatatttattttaagtaGCCTCCgtttcacaaaaacaatccGCTCACCTTCTCCTCTCGACAGCAGCTCAGGTGTAAACAAGTCAAATACAAAGCAAAAACGTCGTATTGTTCCTGCacttcaaattattttattcttctGAGGTTGCGCGGAAAGTTTTACTGTTAACACCGAGCCGCATAATAACAAAAAATCTAGTCTTTTAATTTGACACAGATATCTGTCGCGTAAAAACAGACGTCACCACACTGACTGTCGCCACTTGATGACGGACGTAGCTGTTAGCGGCTGCTCCCCTCCCTTCCTGCCCCTCCATTGTTTGAGGCTTTGGGGAAGGATTGACAGACACCGCATGCCCTGCTAGAACTACCGATGCTGTGGAATAACACTGACTTAAGGTAAGATTCATAGCAGCCAGACGtcttttttgagtttttataATCAACTCTGGGATGTTGACGGAAGCCGCTAGTTTGAGCTTGATGGCTTTGTTAGCCAACGCAATGCTAAGCAACAGAGAAGCTATTATCCAACTGAGCAGAGCTAAACGAGAAGCTagtttttaggatttatttatttactacaCGTCATTTTAGCTAAGGGAGATTTTGTTAAAGGGCTAACAGGTAGTTCACTTGTAGCAGCTGTATGTGTATTATTTGTGtaaatttaaagctgcagctatTAATAGAGTAGTTGTCAGCTATTACATTGATGGGCAACTACTTTGATAACCGATTAATCtgttaaattatattattattattattctcattattattattattattattttctggaTTCTGTCCTCTTTTGTGGCAGTAAAGTCTTTGGGTTTTGGATAGAACAAGAAATGTGTGATCATCTTGTGCTTTGAAAAAACACTGATTGATATTCTTCACCATTTTTTGACAGTTATAGaccaaaaataattatttaaaaaataaacaacaattgAATTGACAGTGGAAATAATTGATAGCTGAGAGAGTAGAGAGTAGCTTCTGTGGatttaaaacactttaaatcGTTGTCTCATCTCTATGATCTTAAACAGCAAAGCATCTTTAACTTAAAGGTTTTGCTCAGTCAGTTTGTAGAAGCAGTGGACGACACATATGGAGGTTAGTTGTTATGAATGTAAGCTTCAGTATGTCATCATGTTCTATGTGACTGGTGTAATTCCTTTTGCAAGGCATGTTGAGGAATGTCTACTGATGTTCCCGTCACAGATTCCTGCAGTTAAGTCTCTGGTCCAGTCAGAGTCACATGCTGCTTCCAGTGTCCTGTTTCCTTTGAAGTTGGCCCTCAGGCCCTGTCCAGTTTGTCAAGGCTAAGATGTGTTGCTGAAGAAGCACAACAAATACTTGGCAATAGAACATGAATAAGGCTAAACAATATCACTGCAAGCTTAACTACAACAAGGTCATCTTCCCCTTTCCTGTGATTGTAATAACATCAGCCTGTGCTATTGagatgctgctgtttctgctgctgctccagttgTAGGTCATTCTGGATTAGAGATTCAGCTGAATGACTGGATTAGATCTGAGGGGAGGTGAAGTCTGTAAAAAGCTGATGTAATCAGCAGACCGTCCCTGCCGTGACAGACTCGTGCTCTGTGTTATGCTGCTGTGCTGTCGGCTGCACAGAGTTACTCTCAGAGCTGCTCTCTTGCTCCACtgagttttacatctttgttaTGTCACCACTATTAAGTGGTGGTTTCCAGATTGTGGTTAGAATGTTTTTCAAGCCAAAGGATGTCGTGAATGTGGTCGATTAAATATGCACCACAAATTCCCTTTTAATTTCTGCGTTCTGGGTTAAGATTGTAGGAAAATACTGTGAAGCTGTCTGCCTGTGACTGTCTTACTCATGATGTGAGTCACAGACACTTGGACAAGATCAGTCCTGgcagtttaaccctcctgttatcctcatttacagccaccaaaaaatattgtttccttgtctgaaaaaaatccaataattcagaaaaaaaaatccacaaatttctgaaaatttgcaaaaccttcaagaagaaaattccaataattcccccaacgtttcccttaaaatttttattttaaaaaatctcccaaatttggcaaaaaaattcttgtaaatatttacaaaaaatgagtaaaaatatctatagtGATTACATActtatcagtaaaacgtctgatattttcttaagaacatttcaaatgttcaaaaatttcccaaaaatgttgaaaatgtgaacatcagaagtttcactatgaaaatatattttttcccacattttcagactttaaaacgaGACGAGGGTTAAATCAGGGGAAAGAACAAGAGTGCATTTTAAAGACGGCTATGATGGATGTGAACATAATGGATGCAGCTCATGCTAATTATAGAATATTTTGTTCACAGAGTTGCTAATGTGAACATTATAATTTCAGTATCAGTCAATACCAGTGGCATTAATGGGTCAGTACAGTAGATCTGCCAGACATTTAATAATAGTAAGCAGCGTGTTGAGGCTGTAGCATTGCGTGCATCACTTCTCCTCTAATCTCCTTCATGTCGCACACTGTTTCAGCTTCCCTGTTATGTAAGCAGAGGATGAATGTTGCCCAAAGGACTCTGTCTTTCCACAGGCGTGCTCACTGATACACATGCAGCCACACAGATGTGCATGTGCCTCTGCATGCACAGGGTCAGAGATGAACGTGGCGCTCAGGCTATGCCATGCATTGTCCTTTAAAATTGTTTGTCTGTTGATCCACAATAACATAACTacacaaaaaaaggacatgCCACGAATAATAAACATCAAATTCAGGTTACAGCTGATCTTGTAAAAGCTGTTGTACACTGTCTTTTATGGCTCTATGATGAGCTGAAGTctgcagaaatataaaaatactgatGTCATTTGGGGTTATCACAGGTTTAACTTTAAAGGCTGCATCCTAAACTGAAGGTAGGAGGTTTGGAAAATTTAGGGAGTTTATCAGACAGACTGGATCTAATGAAAGATTGCATTATGGGACGTGTAGTCTCGGCCTCTGCTGCTTCAATTTTGTTCATTCTTTCTTCTGACTTTCTGGAAACGTAATGCTAAGTTAGTGGAAAATGTTTATGGCACCTGTTTATTGGTGGTTTATTATTGTGTGACATGCAGAGGAATGAGCCAAAATAAAATTCCTGCAAGTTATAGTACCGTGAAATAT
This portion of the Acanthochromis polyacanthus isolate Apoly-LR-REF ecotype Palm Island chromosome 22, KAUST_Apoly_ChrSc, whole genome shotgun sequence genome encodes:
- the stradb gene encoding STE20-related kinase adapter protein beta isoform X1; translated protein: MSFLDCSCISHAQVQPMDIEERYEDTSHQFLSCDGSEYTLQGPAGGDDITGLSAEPAHYQLLSELGRGFHNLSQVNMARHIPTGQLVAVKQTNLDECTEEELLQLMNEVLLSRLFRHPNLLTSRLVFSSCCQLWVLTPLMAYGSADTLLRTYFPDGMSESLIAYLLYGVLKALEYLHRMGYVHRGVKASHILLSEEGRVYLSGLHSVYSMMREGKRMRAVFDMPHHSPALLPWLSPELLRQDLHGYGVKSDIYSLGIVACELVSGRVPFQDMPPTQMLLQKLRGSHCCLLDVAPFPLGELGGLKVSRSGVDSGIGESVATGSLTHSATAPPADRPQSPGPKNHSATLHSLVQLCLQQQPERRPSASELLTHAFFKQVKRHTRDSFLSLMYPAVPITSPEDPPVSSPPAPSCHSPASTATDATEAVWDFS
- the stradb gene encoding STE20-related kinase adapter protein beta isoform X2, which encodes MSFLSCDGSEYTLQGPAGGDDITGLSAEPAHYQLLSELGRGFHNLSQVNMARHIPTGQLVAVKQTNLDECTEEELLQLMNEVLLSRLFRHPNLLTSRLVFSSCCQLWVLTPLMAYGSADTLLRTYFPDGMSESLIAYLLYGVLKALEYLHRMGYVHRGVKASHILLSEEGRVYLSGLHSVYSMMREGKRMRAVFDMPHHSPALLPWLSPELLRQDLHGYGVKSDIYSLGIVACELVSGRVPFQDMPPTQMLLQKLRGSHCCLLDVAPFPLGELGGLKVSRSGVDSGIGESVATGSLTHSATAPPADRPQSPGPKNHSATLHSLVQLCLQQQPERRPSASELLTHAFFKQVKRHTRDSFLSLMYPAVPITSPEDPPVSSPPAPSCHSPASTATDATEAVWDFS